The Pseudoalteromonas ruthenica genome has a window encoding:
- a CDS encoding LON peptidase substrate-binding domain-containing protein translates to MKYAVFPLPLVLLPQGVTKLKIFEQRYIHMVKECLREQRGFVITPLAKENDDQTSEFGCLVKIIDFDQDPTGQLLITVQGESLMRIDNITYLDNGLRYCTHPTEIETATVPEVEHTDLAQALKWVLDNNPELKCLYDCPNYDDAKWVAYRWLEILPVDYNQKKLIICDHDFEQLLDFLHTVINFNER, encoded by the coding sequence ATGAAGTATGCCGTGTTCCCTCTGCCGCTGGTGTTGTTGCCGCAGGGCGTGACCAAGCTCAAAATTTTCGAGCAGCGATACATTCACATGGTAAAAGAGTGTCTGCGCGAACAACGCGGCTTTGTTATCACCCCATTAGCCAAGGAAAATGACGACCAGACAAGCGAATTTGGTTGCCTAGTTAAAATTATCGATTTTGACCAAGACCCGACAGGCCAGTTGTTGATCACTGTGCAAGGTGAAAGCCTGATGCGCATAGACAACATAACCTACCTCGATAACGGCTTACGCTATTGTACCCACCCCACTGAAATAGAGACTGCGACCGTGCCTGAGGTTGAACATACCGATTTGGCGCAGGCGTTAAAATGGGTGTTAGACAATAATCCAGAGCTCAAATGCCTATATGATTGCCCTAACTACGACGATGCCAAGTGGGTTGCTTATCGCTGGTTAGAGATATTACCTGTTGATTATAATCAAAAAAAGTTAATAATCTGTGATCACGACTTTGAACAACTGCTCGACTTCCTCCATACTGTAATTAATTTCAACGAGCGATGA
- a CDS encoding sigma-70 family RNA polymerase sigma factor, protein MGSETEHLSDALVRVAEHRDRSAFATLFSYFAPKIKRFGIKQYNNEASAMELVQDTMTSVWRKAHLYHPSKGAATTWVYTVMRNASFDALRKMRSNKEDTLSEDIWPLVQHHEEEQEVFGDHLQSQLLQQHIDKLPIAQQEVVKGVYFQEMSQEQLAKQLGVPVGTVKSRLRLALSKLRNHLGAEHD, encoded by the coding sequence ATGGGCAGTGAAACTGAGCATTTGTCAGATGCGTTAGTGCGCGTCGCAGAGCATCGGGACAGAAGCGCATTCGCAACGCTGTTTTCTTATTTCGCACCAAAGATAAAACGCTTTGGCATTAAGCAATACAACAACGAAGCGTCGGCGATGGAGCTGGTGCAAGACACCATGACTTCAGTTTGGCGTAAAGCTCACCTTTACCATCCGAGTAAAGGTGCAGCGACGACTTGGGTTTATACCGTAATGCGTAATGCATCTTTCGATGCGCTGCGCAAAATGCGCAGCAATAAAGAAGATACCTTAAGCGAAGATATCTGGCCGTTGGTGCAGCATCATGAAGAAGAGCAAGAAGTGTTTGGCGATCATTTACAGAGTCAACTCTTGCAGCAGCATATAGACAAGCTTCCCATCGCCCAGCAGGAGGTGGTTAAGGGAGTGTACTTTCAAGAAATGTCGCAAGAGCAACTTGCGAAGCAGTTAGGCGTACCAGTTGGAACCGTAAAGTCGCGGTTAAGATTGGCGCTCTCAAAGCTAAGAAATCATCTGGGAGCAGAGCATGATTAA
- a CDS encoding ChrR family anti-sigma-E factor, whose amino-acid sequence MIKFHPNTQLLEQHVLGALPASLSVAISAHLELCDDCCDTVAALEQRIGEQTFTDDAGEELTGSQELLDAQMSAMLSDITADTDVDDFAIQSAKQISVGDRNITLPRALSHVGMSRFVQAGKLARSRLELDEGSIRTSLLYIAPGGTIPEHTHTGFELTLLLDGTFTDEEGEYQPGDFIWLDHKHDHTPYTEQGCLCLAVVNSALHFNKGLSKLLNPIGELIY is encoded by the coding sequence ATGATTAAATTTCACCCGAACACACAGTTGTTAGAACAACATGTGCTTGGCGCATTGCCAGCTTCGCTGAGCGTGGCAATTTCAGCTCACCTTGAGCTTTGCGATGACTGTTGCGACACCGTCGCAGCATTAGAGCAGCGCATTGGTGAACAAACGTTTACAGATGACGCCGGTGAGGAGCTCACTGGGTCACAAGAGCTGCTTGATGCGCAGATGAGCGCCATGCTCAGTGATATTACTGCAGATACAGACGTCGATGATTTTGCCATTCAAAGTGCAAAGCAAATATCCGTTGGTGATAGAAACATCACGTTACCACGTGCATTGAGTCATGTGGGCATGTCGAGATTTGTTCAGGCCGGCAAGCTCGCGCGTTCGCGCCTGGAGCTTGATGAGGGCAGTATCCGCACTAGCCTATTGTACATTGCTCCAGGGGGGACTATTCCCGAGCATACGCACACAGGTTTTGAGTTGACGCTATTGCTTGATGGCACCTTTACCGACGAAGAAGGAGAGTATCAACCAGGCGATTTTATATGGCTTGATCATAAGCACGACCATACTCCTTACACCGAACAGGGGTGTTTGTGCTTGGCAGTAGTCAATAGTGCACTACACTTCAATAAAGGCTTAAGTAAATTGCTGAACCCCATTGGCGAGCTTATATATTAA
- a CDS encoding YbgA family protein gives MDKSLKIGISACLTGEKVRFDSGHKRSNFCMDELAKHVQYVPFCPEVAIGLPIPRPTIRQVRKDDVITVCRPDGSGEVGNDLKNYGQQVAQNQGQHLDGFIFCAKSPSCGMERVKVFNEAGTGNTSEGVGFFSAEIMKANPLLPCEENGRLNDMHLRENFVMRVYVYHSWRKLRESGLSAHRLTTFHSLHKYLLMSHNYQAYRDLGRLLGSIEGDDIEAIADEYILGLMNALKKPASRKAHTNTLMHLQGYFKQHLGKEEKQELRAAIEDYRQGLVPLYVPLTLLRHHLTVHPNPYLAQQVYFNPHPNDLKLRYGI, from the coding sequence ATGGATAAATCGTTGAAAATAGGTATTAGCGCGTGTCTTACCGGCGAAAAAGTTCGCTTTGACTCTGGGCACAAGCGCTCTAACTTTTGCATGGATGAGCTGGCAAAGCACGTGCAGTATGTGCCTTTTTGTCCAGAAGTGGCAATTGGTTTACCCATTCCTAGGCCGACCATTCGCCAAGTGCGTAAAGACGACGTGATAACTGTGTGTCGCCCTGATGGCAGTGGCGAAGTTGGCAACGACCTTAAAAACTACGGGCAGCAGGTGGCACAGAATCAGGGCCAACACCTCGATGGGTTTATATTCTGTGCCAAAAGTCCTAGCTGTGGCATGGAACGAGTCAAAGTCTTTAATGAAGCTGGGACGGGCAATACATCAGAGGGTGTAGGCTTTTTCAGCGCCGAAATAATGAAGGCTAATCCGCTACTCCCTTGTGAGGAAAATGGCCGACTTAATGACATGCACCTGCGCGAAAACTTTGTTATGCGTGTTTATGTTTATCATAGCTGGCGCAAGCTGCGTGAGTCAGGATTAAGCGCTCATCGGCTGACTACTTTTCACTCTTTGCATAAATACCTATTGATGAGTCACAACTATCAAGCGTACCGTGATTTAGGCCGGTTGCTCGGCAGTATCGAAGGGGATGACATCGAAGCTATTGCCGATGAGTATATCCTTGGCTTAATGAATGCGTTGAAAAAGCCTGCGTCGCGCAAAGCACATACTAATACCTTGATGCACTTGCAGGGGTATTTCAAACAGCACCTCGGTAAAGAGGAAAAGCAAGAATTACGTGCGGCAATCGAAGACTACCGCCAGGGGCTTGTGCCTTTATATGTGCCGCTGACATTATTGCGTCACCACCTTACGGTGCACCCAAATCCCTATTTAGCGCAACAAGTCTACTTTAATCCCCACCCAAACGATTTAAAGCTGAGGTATGGTATTTAA